The proteins below are encoded in one region of Clostridium fermenticellae:
- a CDS encoding spore germination protein yields the protein MKNSQSTINNNIQNLKNMIGNKSELIIKNIFIGNKNSLDAAVIYMNGLVDRNIIDRDILKPLMLYINEDISNVENVSDYLNKKYIAASNTSMENDMGKLVDDINNGKTAIIIDNATEFIIVDTSGGSYRQISEPTTDISLRGPREGFVENLDTNISIMRRRIKDKNLKIHKFNIGRRSHSNLVIMFIDDIADKELLKNMEEKINKIDKDYVFGTSVIEQIIEEHGYSVFPQTIGSERPDVIEASLMEGRLAFLLEGTPYVTTYPTAFIEFFQTIEDYYGRVTQAVFQRFLRFIAAIIVILLPAIYITFIKFNAGLIPVQFVEALIEARRGIILTPFMSLIGIQIIIEFLREGGLRLPTKIGQTLSVVGGIIIGDAALQAKIISSTTLLVAGVSTVASFVISNYQMSISIRYLSFPMIILANWLGVLGIIIGCFFILAYLCSLENFGVPYFEFKWSDMKDTFVRAPIKDMIKRPEIVPNTNPIRQRRPGRKSNE from the coding sequence ATGAAGAACAGTCAATCAACAATAAATAATAATATACAAAATTTAAAAAACATGATTGGAAATAAGTCTGAATTAATAATAAAGAATATATTTATCGGAAATAAAAATTCATTAGATGCTGCGGTAATCTACATGAATGGTTTAGTTGACAGAAACATAATAGATAGAGATATATTAAAGCCATTGATGCTCTATATAAACGAAGACATATCAAATGTAGAAAATGTAAGTGATTATTTAAATAAAAAGTATATTGCAGCAAGTAATACTAGCATGGAAAATGATATGGGTAAACTTGTTGATGATATAAATAATGGTAAGACTGCGATTATAATTGACAATGCTACAGAATTTATAATTGTAGATACGTCAGGAGGCAGTTATAGACAGATATCAGAACCAACCACTGACATATCTTTGAGAGGGCCAAGAGAAGGATTTGTTGAAAATTTGGATACAAATATAAGTATAATGAGACGAAGAATAAAGGATAAAAATTTGAAGATACATAAGTTTAATATAGGGAGAAGAAGCCATTCAAATCTTGTGATAATGTTTATTGATGATATAGCAGATAAAGAACTTTTAAAAAACATGGAAGAAAAAATAAATAAAATAGATAAGGATTATGTATTTGGCACTAGTGTTATTGAACAAATTATAGAAGAGCATGGTTATAGTGTATTTCCACAAACAATAGGAAGTGAGAGACCTGATGTTATAGAGGCATCACTTATGGAAGGAAGATTGGCTTTTTTGCTTGAAGGCACCCCATATGTTACAACATACCCGACGGCATTTATAGAATTTTTTCAAACTATAGAAGACTATTATGGAAGGGTGACGCAAGCTGTATTTCAAAGATTTTTAAGATTTATTGCAGCGATTATTGTAATTCTACTGCCAGCTATATATATAACTTTTATTAAATTTAATGCAGGACTTATACCTGTTCAGTTTGTTGAAGCCCTAATTGAAGCAAGAAGAGGAATAATACTTACTCCCTTTATGTCACTTATAGGAATACAGATTATAATAGAGTTTTTGAGAGAAGGTGGATTAAGACTCCCAACCAAAATTGGGCAAACTTTAAGCGTGGTTGGAGGTATCATAATTGGAGATGCAGCACTTCAAGCCAAAATTATAAGTTCGACAACTTTATTAGTTGCAGGTGTTTCAACAGTTGCTTCATTTGTAATATCAAATTATCAAATGTCAATTTCAATAAGGTATTTATCATTTCCAATGATTATACTGGCTAACTGGCTTGGTGTACTTGGAATAATAATTGGATGTTTTTTTATACTTGCATATCTTTGTTCACTTGAAAACTTTGGGGTTCCATATTTTGAATTTAAATGGAGCGATATGAAAGATACATTTGTAAGAGCACCTATAAAGGATATGATTAAAAGACCTGAAATAGTACCAAATACTAATCCCATAAGGCAAAGAAGACCTGGGAGGAAGAGCAATGAATAA
- the mmuM gene encoding homocysteine S-methyltransferase: MNIIKTILNDFPVIILDGALATELEKRGFNINDSLWSAKILAENPKAIEDVHYDYFVSGADCAITSSYQATIDGFMNKGYTKSQSESFIKRSVEIARNARDRFWAETSNRKNRHKPFIAGSVGPYGAYLADGSEYSGNYEVSEKKLIDFHRTRIKFLVEAGIDILACETIPGLTEAKVIVKLLEEFPKIYAWISFSCKNDHEISEGTTIKECANFLNSCEQVAAVGVNCTAPKYINSLIGEIKKVSNKPIVVYPNSGEKYDVCSKTWYGDSSSEAFSIAAREWFKNGAKLIGGCCRTTPDYIKAVFKILKK; the protein is encoded by the coding sequence ATGAATATAATAAAGACTATTTTAAATGATTTTCCTGTAATTATTTTGGATGGTGCATTAGCAACAGAACTTGAGAAAAGAGGTTTTAATATAAATGACTCTTTATGGTCAGCTAAAATACTTGCAGAGAATCCTAAGGCAATAGAAGATGTACATTATGATTACTTTGTATCTGGAGCCGACTGTGCTATAACTTCGAGTTACCAAGCTACAATTGATGGTTTCATGAATAAAGGTTATACTAAATCCCAATCAGAAAGTTTTATAAAAAGGTCTGTTGAGATCGCAAGAAACGCCAGGGATAGGTTTTGGGCAGAAACATCAAATAGAAAGAATAGGCATAAACCTTTTATTGCAGGTTCAGTAGGTCCTTATGGTGCTTATCTTGCAGATGGGTCTGAGTATAGTGGTAATTATGAGGTAAGTGAAAAAAAACTAATTGATTTTCATAGAACAAGAATAAAGTTTCTAGTTGAAGCTGGTATCGATATTTTAGCTTGCGAGACAATTCCGGGTCTGACTGAGGCAAAGGTCATTGTCAAGTTACTTGAGGAATTTCCGAAGATTTATGCATGGATAAGCTTTAGCTGCAAAAATGATCATGAAATAAGTGAAGGTACTACTATTAAGGAATGCGCTAATTTCTTAAATTCATGTGAACAAGTAGCTGCAGTCGGAGTAAATTGTACAGCACCTAAATATATAAATTCACTTATAGGGGAAATAAAAAAAGTATCTAATAAACCAATAGTTGTTTATCCGAATTCAGGTGAAAAATATGACGTTTGTTCTAAAACGTGGTATGGTGATTCTTCAAGTGAAGCTTTTAGTATTGCTGCACGGGAGTGGTTTAAAAATGGGGCTAAACTTATAGGGGGCTGCTGCAGAACCACTCCGGATTATATAAAGGCAGTTTTTAAAATTTTAAAGAAATAA
- a CDS encoding HAD family hydrolase, protein MKIDSIIFDLDGTLWDSTEAFEVFFNKALIGKVNLQKTVTGEDIKRAFGLQIDEFIFCILPYLDSESHKKVVGIFDKTYCNYVNKYGGKPYKNMKETIKSLSKKYSLFIVSNCQRGYIETFLEETELEAYFKGRECSGNTGLLKKDNIKLIVDRYALKNPVYIGDTQLDCDSAEGAGVPFIFASYGFGSVRNYNYILDDISDLNEIEKM, encoded by the coding sequence ATGAAAATAGATTCAATTATTTTTGATTTAGATGGAACGTTGTGGGATTCAACAGAAGCTTTTGAGGTGTTTTTTAATAAGGCGCTTATTGGAAAGGTGAATTTACAGAAAACAGTGACAGGAGAAGATATAAAAAGAGCATTTGGGCTTCAGATAGACGAATTTATTTTCTGTATATTACCTTATTTAGATAGTGAATCTCATAAAAAGGTGGTAGGCATATTTGATAAAACCTATTGTAATTACGTAAATAAATATGGGGGCAAGCCATATAAAAATATGAAAGAAACTATAAAATCACTTTCTAAAAAGTATTCATTGTTTATTGTAAGCAATTGTCAGCGTGGGTATATAGAAACTTTTTTAGAGGAAACTGAACTTGAAGCATACTTTAAAGGCAGAGAATGTTCTGGAAATACAGGTCTTTTAAAGAAGGATAATATAAAACTTATAGTTGACAGATATGCTTTAAAAAATCCTGTATATATTGGAGATACACAACTTGACTGTGATTCTGCAGAAGGAGCAGGTGTTCCATTCATATTTGCAAGTTATGGATTTGGAAGTGTTAGAAATTATAATTATATATTAGATGATATATCAGATTTAAATGAAATAGAAAAAATGTAA
- a CDS encoding HAMP domain-containing sensor histidine kinase: MKVLFGVMAAADFIGIIASILLGYLVSKRMLKPIDYITKTAENISINNLNDRLEIKGPDDELKRLASTFNKMIERLQEAFDRQTQFVSDASHELRTPIAVIQGYANLLDRWGKDDRDALEKSISAIKLEASNMGDLIEGLLFLARGDNDTQLIEKEEFYLNELIDEVVRESRIIEKNRIIESSKNDNIMIFADYKMIKQMLRIFIDNSIKFTPAGGEIDVSSMVYNDTVQIIVSDNGIGIPQDEIKKIFNRFYIVDKSRSKEKGGSGLGLSIAKWIVDVHAGIIDVKSNEDKGTKIIVSLKLD, from the coding sequence ATGAAAGTACTATTTGGTGTTATGGCTGCTGCTGATTTTATTGGAATTATTGCTTCGATTTTGCTAGGATATTTAGTAAGTAAAAGAATGCTTAAACCTATTGATTATATAACTAAAACAGCTGAAAATATAAGCATTAATAACCTAAATGATAGGCTTGAAATAAAAGGCCCTGATGATGAGCTTAAAAGGCTTGCAAGTACCTTTAATAAAATGATAGAGAGACTTCAGGAAGCCTTTGATAGGCAGACTCAATTTGTGTCTGATGCATCCCATGAACTTAGAACTCCGATTGCTGTTATACAGGGATATGCTAATTTGCTTGATAGATGGGGAAAGGACGATAGAGACGCACTAGAAAAATCAATTTCAGCAATTAAACTTGAAGCTTCTAATATGGGAGATTTAATTGAAGGTCTTCTTTTTTTAGCAAGAGGGGATAATGATACACAATTGATTGAAAAGGAAGAATTTTATCTTAATGAATTAATTGATGAGGTTGTTAGGGAAAGTAGAATCATAGAAAAAAATCGCATAATAGAGAGCAGTAAAAATGATAATATAATGATTTTTGCAGATTATAAGATGATAAAACAGATGCTTAGAATATTTATTGATAATAGCATTAAGTTTACTCCAGCTGGTGGTGAAATAGACGTAAGTTCGATGGTTTATAATGATACTGTTCAAATAATAGTTTCGGATAATGGTATTGGAATTCCCCAGGATGAAATCAAAAAAATATTTAATAGATTTTATATTGTTGATAAATCACGATCAAAGGAAAAAGGTGGTTCTGGACTTGGACTTTCTATTGCTAAGTGGATTGTTGATGTACATGCTGGAATTATAGATGTAAAAAGTAATGAAGATAAGGGAACGAAGATAATTGTATCATTAAAATTAGACTGA
- a CDS encoding response regulator codes for MRKFKILLVEDEKQMSMFIEMELIHEGYEVDTAYDGRKALEKVEKRDYNLILLDIMIPGLNGYESTIWCYGCC; via the coding sequence TTGAGGAAGTTTAAAATTCTTTTAGTAGAAGATGAAAAACAGATGTCAATGTTTATAGAAATGGAGCTTATCCATGAAGGATATGAGGTTGATACTGCCTATGATGGAAGAAAAGCTTTAGAGAAAGTAGAAAAAAGGGATTATAATTTGATACTTCTTGATATTATGATACCAGGTTTAAATGGTTATGAAAGTACTATTTGGTGTTATGGCTGCTGCTGA
- a CDS encoding DedA family protein: MRFIETLISMLLHLDKYLNVIVQNYGIWTYGIIFLIIFCETGLVVTPFLPGDSILFAVGALASIGLLKIFPLFVIFYLAAVLGDTVNYHIGHRIGNSIFQKENIKYINKEYLRKAHDFYKKHGSMTIVLGRFIPIIRTFVPFVAGIGEMSYLRFIIYNMVGGFLWVTLFLGGGYFFGGLPLVKQHFSYIVIAIVIISIIPAVVTVIKEKRNKDDITNMEF, translated from the coding sequence ATGAGATTTATAGAAACTTTGATTAGTATGCTGCTGCACCTTGATAAATATTTAAATGTGATAGTACAAAATTATGGTATATGGACTTATGGGATAATATTTTTAATTATATTTTGTGAAACTGGATTAGTTGTCACCCCGTTTTTACCGGGAGATTCAATTCTGTTTGCGGTAGGAGCACTTGCGTCTATTGGATTACTTAAAATTTTTCCGCTGTTTGTAATATTTTATTTAGCTGCTGTACTTGGAGATACTGTAAATTATCACATAGGACATAGAATAGGAAACAGTATTTTTCAAAAAGAAAATATTAAATATATAAATAAAGAATATCTTAGAAAAGCACATGATTTTTATAAGAAACATGGATCAATGACTATAGTACTAGGAAGATTTATACCTATCATAAGAACATTTGTGCCATTTGTTGCTGGAATTGGAGAAATGAGTTATTTAAGGTTTATAATTTATAACATGGTAGGTGGTTTTTTATGGGTCACACTATTTTTAGGAGGAGGTTACTTCTTTGGGGGATTACCTTTAGTAAAACAACACTTTTCTTATATAGTAATTGCTATTGTAATAATATCTATTATTCCCGCAGTAGTTACAGTAATTAAAGAAAAGAGAAATAAGGATGATATTACTAATATGGAATTTTAA
- a CDS encoding phosphatase PAP2 family protein — MNMEFFRLINNLANKNIVLDKIMIFFSKDVPYIFMGIVALVFIWGIIKRNDNYRKASVNTFIVTVINLMLSFIIGSIYYMDRPFVHNKVNLLVPHVKDASLPSDHATGTMSIALGLGRYNRIIKIILTILSIMVGFSRVYVGNHYPLDVISAYIMVFITNYLYNLLLKNIIEEIYMKIEKLLLNKTKFYKNSGEIY, encoded by the coding sequence ATGAATATGGAGTTTTTTAGATTAATAAACAACCTAGCAAATAAAAATATAGTTCTGGACAAGATAATGATTTTCTTTTCAAAGGATGTGCCGTATATCTTTATGGGTATTGTTGCATTAGTATTTATTTGGGGAATTATCAAAAGAAATGATAATTATAGAAAAGCATCTGTAAATACATTTATTGTTACAGTAATTAATTTAATGCTGAGTTTTATAATTGGAAGTATATATTATATGGATAGACCTTTTGTACATAATAAGGTTAATTTATTAGTTCCACATGTTAAAGATGCATCCCTTCCAAGTGATCATGCCACAGGAACAATGAGTATAGCCTTAGGTTTAGGAAGGTACAATAGGATAATTAAAATTATACTGACAATATTATCAATAATGGTGGGATTCTCAAGAGTATATGTTGGAAATCACTATCCTTTAGATGTCATTAGTGCATATATTATGGTGTTTATTACAAACTACTTATATAACTTATTATTAAAAAATATAATTGAAGAAATTTATATGAAGATTGAAAAGTTATTACTAAATAAAACAAAATTTTATAAAAATTCAGGAGAAATATATTAA
- a CDS encoding EamA family transporter gives MWILFAFGSAFFAGITAILAKIGIKKTDSNLATAIRTIVILIFSWLMVIIVGSQNMICQISRQNLLFLILSGLATGASWLCYFKALQLGDVNKVTPIDKSSTVLTMILAFILLGEKITWIKFIGMCAIGIGTYMMITKRKVENKEIIDSRWLFYAVFSAIFASLTSILGKVGISGVESNLGTAIRTIVVLLMAWVLVLVSKKQNEIKNIDKRSCLFICLSGITTGASWLCYYRALQNGLASVVVPIDKLSIVISIVFSYFILKEKLTKKSFCGLIIIVIGTLLLLVK, from the coding sequence ATGTGGATATTATTTGCATTTGGCTCAGCATTTTTTGCTGGAATTACAGCTATTTTAGCTAAGATTGGAATAAAAAAAACAGATTCTAATCTGGCAACTGCAATCAGAACTATTGTTATATTAATTTTTTCATGGCTAATGGTTATTATTGTTGGATCCCAAAATATGATTTGTCAAATAAGCAGACAAAACCTGCTTTTTTTGATATTGTCAGGACTGGCAACAGGAGCTTCCTGGCTTTGTTATTTTAAAGCCCTTCAGCTTGGAGATGTAAATAAAGTAACACCAATTGATAAATCAAGTACAGTATTAACTATGATTTTAGCTTTTATCTTATTAGGTGAAAAGATTACTTGGATAAAATTTATTGGCATGTGTGCTATAGGAATAGGAACATACATGATGATAACTAAAAGGAAAGTGGAAAACAAAGAAATCATAGATAGCAGATGGTTATTTTATGCGGTCTTTTCAGCAATATTTGCAAGTTTGACTTCAATTCTTGGAAAAGTAGGAATCAGTGGAGTTGAATCAAATTTAGGAACTGCAATTAGAACAATTGTTGTATTACTTATGGCGTGGGTATTAGTTTTGGTTTCAAAAAAACAAAATGAAATTAAAAACATTGATAAAAGAAGCTGTCTATTTATTTGCCTTTCAGGAATTACAACAGGAGCTTCCTGGCTTTGCTATTATAGGGCCCTACAAAATGGACTTGCAAGTGTAGTTGTACCTATAGATAAATTGAGCATTGTTATTTCAATTGTATTTTCATATTTTATTTTAAAAGAAAAACTTACGAAAAAGTCATTTTGTGGATTAATAATAATCGTCATAGGTACTTTATTACTTTTAGTGAAATAG
- the glmS gene encoding glutamine--fructose-6-phosphate transaminase (isomerizing), whose protein sequence is MCGIVGYVGKNQAQSVLIEGLSKLEYRGYDSAGVAILDGERINVMKCKGRLAKLEEKLNKEPLEGRVGIGHTRWATHGEPSDMNSHPHSNYEGTISVVHNGIIENYVHLREWLVSKGYRFVSDTDTEVIPHLVDYYYDGDLLDAVMKATAKLEGSYAIGVICSKEPDKVVAVRKDSPLIAGVGDGEAFVASDVPAILNHTRDVYYLDDKEFVVLSKDGVEIYSAEGEKIEKKLNHVTWDANAAEKDGFEHFMMKEIYEQPKAIRDTMISRVMPNEPIKLDDIKITKEQLESIQKIYIVACGTAYHAGIVGKYVIERLARIPVEVDIASEFRYRNPIIDNKTLMIVISQSGETADTLAALREAKVHGARVIAITNVVGSTVSREADDVLYTWAGPEIAVASTKAYTTQLITMYMLALFFAQNRNTITKEEAESIKNDMLELPERAKKMLEQKEVLQKFASKTYMYKDMFFLGRGLDYAVAMEGSLKLKEISYIHSEAYAGGELKHGTIALIEDGTIVVALATQTDLYEKMISNIREVTTRGAKVLGFTVEGNTDMEKAVDSVLYVPKINNILLPVLTVIPLQLLAYYMSVQKGCDVDKPRNLAKSVTVE, encoded by the coding sequence ATGTGCGGAATAGTTGGTTATGTCGGAAAAAATCAGGCTCAGTCAGTCTTGATTGAAGGATTGAGTAAACTTGAATATAGAGGATATGATTCTGCAGGTGTTGCTATACTTGATGGTGAACGAATAAATGTTATGAAATGCAAAGGCAGACTTGCAAAACTTGAGGAAAAGCTTAATAAGGAACCTTTAGAAGGAAGAGTAGGAATAGGGCATACAAGATGGGCAACTCATGGTGAGCCTTCAGATATGAATTCACATCCTCATAGTAATTATGAAGGAACTATAAGTGTTGTGCATAATGGAATAATAGAAAATTATGTACACTTAAGAGAATGGTTGGTATCAAAAGGATATAGATTTGTTTCGGATACAGATACAGAAGTTATACCTCATTTAGTTGATTATTATTATGATGGAGATTTATTAGATGCAGTTATGAAAGCTACGGCTAAACTTGAAGGAAGTTATGCAATAGGAGTTATATGTTCAAAAGAACCAGATAAAGTTGTGGCAGTAAGAAAAGACAGCCCGCTTATTGCAGGAGTTGGAGATGGTGAGGCATTTGTAGCATCTGATGTTCCGGCAATATTAAATCATACAAGAGATGTATACTATTTAGATGATAAAGAGTTTGTAGTATTATCTAAAGATGGAGTAGAGATATACTCGGCTGAGGGAGAAAAAATAGAGAAAAAACTTAATCATGTAACCTGGGATGCTAATGCAGCAGAAAAAGATGGATTTGAACATTTTATGATGAAGGAAATCTATGAACAACCTAAGGCTATAAGAGATACTATGATTTCAAGAGTTATGCCTAATGAACCTATAAAATTAGATGATATAAAGATTACTAAAGAACAACTAGAGAGCATCCAAAAAATTTATATAGTGGCTTGTGGAACAGCATATCACGCTGGAATAGTAGGAAAATATGTGATAGAAAGACTGGCAAGAATACCTGTAGAGGTTGATATTGCCTCAGAATTTAGATATAGAAATCCTATTATAGATAATAAAACTTTGATGATTGTTATAAGTCAATCTGGGGAAACTGCAGATACCTTAGCAGCTTTAAGAGAAGCAAAAGTTCATGGTGCGAGAGTAATAGCAATTACGAATGTTGTTGGAAGTACTGTATCAAGGGAAGCCGATGATGTTTTATATACTTGGGCAGGACCTGAAATTGCAGTTGCATCGACTAAGGCTTATACAACTCAGCTTATTACTATGTATATGCTGGCATTATTCTTTGCACAAAATAGAAATACTATAACTAAAGAAGAGGCAGAATCAATAAAAAATGATATGCTTGAACTTCCTGAAAGAGCAAAGAAAATGCTTGAGCAAAAAGAAGTCCTCCAGAAATTTGCTTCAAAAACTTATATGTACAAGGATATGTTTTTCCTTGGGAGGGGTCTTGACTATGCAGTAGCAATGGAAGGTTCACTTAAACTGAAGGAAATATCATATATACACTCGGAGGCTTATGCTGGTGGAGAATTAAAACACGGAACTATAGCATTAATTGAAGATGGAACTATAGTAGTGGCGCTTGCAACTCAGACTGATCTGTATGAGAAAATGATAAGTAATATAAGAGAGGTTACAACAAGAGGAGCAAAAGTCCTGGGATTCACAGTGGAAGGCAATACTGATATGGAAAAAGCTGTTGATTCGGTATTATACGTGCCAAAGATCAATAATATACTTTTGCCGGTTCTTACAGTAATTCCACTTCAACTTTTGGCATATTATATGTCGGTTCAAAAAGGATGCGATGTTGATAAACCGCGTAATCTTGCGAAGTCAGTTACTGTTGAATAA
- a CDS encoding iron-containing alcohol dehydrogenase — protein sequence MNNFEFRNPTRIIFGKGTENNIGREIKKYTNRILLCYGGGSIKKSGLYSRVVTSLKENNIEFIELSGIKPNPRLNLVKKGIDLCRQNDINFVMSVGGGSAADTAKAIAVGVPYNGDVWDFYIGKVKVKEALPIAVILTLPATGTESSNSSVITNEDGLYKKGLNSELIRPTFSIMNPELTYTLPAYQTSCGISDIMAHTMERYFTNVDHVDLTDRLCEATLKTVINNAKILIKHPKNYDARAEIMWSGTIAHNGLLNTGRIGDWGSHKIEHELSAIYDIAHGAGLSIVFPAWMKYVYKHNVNLFVQFAVRVWDVDLSFSSYENIALEGISRLEQFFKKIGLPTKLSDANIDDNRFEEMANKCTENNTKTVGQFIKLGKEDIINILTLAR from the coding sequence ATGAACAATTTTGAATTTAGAAATCCTACTAGAATCATATTTGGGAAAGGCACTGAAAATAATATTGGCAGAGAAATAAAAAAATATACTAACAGAATACTATTATGCTATGGTGGTGGAAGCATAAAAAAATCTGGTTTATATAGCAGAGTAGTTACGTCTCTAAAAGAAAACAATATTGAATTTATTGAGCTTTCAGGTATAAAACCAAACCCAAGATTAAATCTTGTAAAGAAAGGAATAGATTTATGTCGTCAAAATGATATAAATTTCGTCATGTCTGTTGGAGGAGGAAGTGCAGCTGATACGGCTAAAGCAATTGCTGTTGGAGTTCCTTATAATGGAGACGTATGGGACTTTTATATTGGAAAAGTCAAAGTTAAAGAGGCATTACCTATAGCTGTAATTTTAACTCTGCCTGCTACCGGAACCGAATCAAGCAATAGTTCTGTAATTACAAATGAAGATGGTTTATATAAAAAGGGACTAAATTCTGAACTTATAAGACCTACTTTTTCAATAATGAACCCTGAACTTACATATACCCTTCCCGCTTATCAAACATCATGCGGAATATCTGATATCATGGCTCATACAATGGAGAGATATTTTACAAATGTTGATCATGTAGATCTTACTGATAGATTGTGTGAAGCAACCTTAAAAACTGTCATAAACAATGCTAAAATTTTAATAAAACATCCCAAAAATTATGACGCAAGAGCTGAAATTATGTGGTCTGGTACAATAGCTCATAATGGTCTTTTAAACACTGGCAGGATAGGTGATTGGGGTTCACACAAAATTGAACATGAATTGAGTGCAATTTATGATATAGCTCATGGAGCAGGTCTTTCAATTGTATTTCCTGCATGGATGAAATATGTTTACAAACACAATGTAAACTTATTTGTTCAATTTGCTGTTAGAGTATGGGATGTGGATCTATCATTTAGTTCATATGAAAATATTGCATTAGAAGGTATTTCAAGACTTGAGCAATTTTTTAAGAAAATAGGTCTTCCTACTAAATTGTCTGATGCTAATATAGATGATAATAGATTTGAAGAAATGGCAAATAAATGTACGGAGAATAATACAAAAACTGTTGGTCAATTTATAAAATTAGGTAAAGAGGATATAATAAATATATTAACCCTTGCCAGATAA
- a CDS encoding nitroreductase family protein, which produces MIQELVKKNRSYRRFYQNESISGETLKGLVNITRSTASGANLQPLKYIISNIEDRNEKIFKTLGWAGYLKDWNGPEEGEKPSAYILILNDTSISKNPSFDPGIAAQTILLAAVEKHLGGCMLANINREELKASLNIDDKYEIILALAIGKPKEEVVLELANSNGDIKYWRDENKVHHVPKRSLDEIILNI; this is translated from the coding sequence ATGATACAGGAACTTGTTAAAAAAAATAGGTCATATAGAAGGTTCTATCAGAATGAAAGCATTTCAGGAGAAACTTTAAAAGGATTAGTGAATATTACAAGGTCAACTGCATCAGGTGCAAATCTTCAGCCTCTAAAGTATATTATCTCAAACATAGAAGATAGAAATGAAAAAATATTTAAAACTTTAGGATGGGCAGGGTATTTAAAAGATTGGAATGGTCCTGAAGAGGGAGAGAAGCCAAGTGCATATATTTTGATACTTAATGATACATCAATAAGCAAGAATCCATCATTTGATCCTGGAATAGCAGCGCAAACTATACTTCTTGCTGCTGTTGAAAAACATTTAGGTGGATGTATGCTTGCAAACATAAATAGGGAAGAATTAAAGGCAAGCTTAAATATTGATGATAAGTATGAAATTATATTAGCATTGGCGATTGGAAAACCAAAGGAAGAGGTTGTACTTGAGCTTGCAAATTCAAATGGTGATATAAAATATTGGAGAGATGAAAATAAAGTGCATCATGTTCCAAAAAGAAGTTTGGATGAAATAATTTTAAATATATAA
- a CDS encoding ferritin family protein, which translates to MSNSFSIAEMLKIAILMEEEGYKFYTNGAKFTDGKTKQFLVTAAGQEFVHKEKFSKLFDKITENKESESDYLLDDEVSEYLRKLIENKVFDQKEEPENAFADLKTAVEHAVKTEQLTVQVYSKMYEGISNKEAKNMMAAIIDEEKSHVAYFSKLLKEIV; encoded by the coding sequence ATGTCTAATAGTTTTAGTATTGCTGAAATGCTTAAAATTGCAATTCTAATGGAAGAGGAAGGATATAAATTTTATACTAATGGTGCCAAGTTTACTGATGGTAAGACTAAGCAGTTTTTAGTAACTGCAGCAGGACAGGAATTTGTTCATAAAGAGAAATTTTCAAAGCTTTTTGATAAAATTACTGAGAATAAGGAATCTGAATCTGATTATTTATTAGATGACGAAGTAAGTGAATACCTAAGAAAGTTAATTGAAAATAAAGTTTTTGATCAAAAGGAAGAACCAGAGAACGCTTTTGCTGATTTAAAAACAGCTGTAGAACATGCAGTTAAGACAGAACAATTAACGGTACAAGTTTATTCAAAAATGTATGAGGGAATTTCGAATAAAGAAGCTAAGAATATGATGGCTGCTATAATAGATGAGGAAAAATCTCACGTAGCATATTTCTCTAAACTACTTAAAGAAATAGTATAA